A region of Dictyostelium discoideum AX4 chromosome 1 chromosome, whole genome shotgun sequence DNA encodes the following proteins:
- a CDS encoding short-chain dehydrogenase/reductase family protein (Similar to SDR): MVDKSEIIKNIDIINNLIINKISKTNENENFEEYFKNLNNIQLNEYSGLYLWVSLRDQSIKNNLEYHKVIEKFKTILNNREKNNDTDENNNNNNNNKNIKTLLSLYNNSIVSNTFLQKDIKPIQKYYLSNYQVTPNDCSTTTTTTINSKITSTPTQLIKVYSEYKKESMVLRDTFADKSIFKREEITNDEMTHPFIKFNDYIIELDKNKNEDKAIEELGINPIGDWSINNSFELFKDCFNIFTKGVLNGIEWSNENRDNTKVIVSGGSVSSCLSTLPKRLLKLYYEMKMVARLLNQLKLPFNVVQSIYEYSKPYNQFFIELEKHYHSMESPFLNSDLDLFFITPSISEGKKKLEEVALKIQSNLISKSDHTDLRFVRTQNSITIVSSYPYRPIQLMIFFIRSIEDLISFYDLDCVTTAYNGENVFLLPRTINAFNKRLNMVPPALFNPDNDRLYKYLYRGFNAMCFENCIHETRCDKKSTLYDLVLNPDSISKDTHGRPEFVVSSYNQDSASFFNFPYGPEKSFEDVLKELDKKNYLNSINFNDQLFDNLQYSTHPCDWRFKFIKIKNLSSNVTFKCYMCKKNLDDTTSRLCSFCCYINETLFEDLSYEISRARLIMNEKYAIVTGGRIKIGLKIAISLLDLGFNVIITTRFPQCAMEKFKELLLPKYLERLRIYGVDFRNVQAVQSFIDTIKSTIPRIDILINNAAQTIRRPRAYYYDLIQKEKQLLLNNNKINAISPNESKQQQQQQQQKLQQQQLQNGVLTLTCKKDGELSTISSIEIVEKVLIDCDKDESNFEIFPPGQVDEHGEQLDLREKTSWVQSVEEISVVEVAEVSLVNSTIPFMLVSQLSSMMGANCQPNNFNKNEIGYEKSLKHIKRNDWSYIVNVTSPEGEFKNEINSLTGLHVHTNMAKSSLNMMTKTIAYTHEIKNIYVCGADTGWISDMQPKRNDLGLPSRDPPLSEEDGANRVLYPIFHHMVEDNRHPSGVNFVNFKPVEW, from the coding sequence atggttgaCAAAagtgaaataataaaaaatatagatataatcaataatttgataattaataaaatctcaaaaaccaatgaaaatgaaaattttgaagaatacttcaaaaatttaaataatattcaattaaatgaataCTCTGGTTTATATTTATGGGTATCATTAAGagatcaatcaattaaaaataatttagaatatCATAAAGTCATTGAAAagtttaaaacaattttaaacaaTAGAGAGAAGAATAACGACACTGatgaaaacaataataataataataataataaaaacataaaaactttattatcattatataaCAATTCAATTGTTTCAAATACATTCTTacaaaaagatataaaaccaattcaaaagtattatttatcaaattatcAAGTTACCCCAAATGAttgttcaacaacaacaacaacaacaataaattcaaaaataacatcaacaccaacacaattaattaaagtttatagtgaatataaaaaagaatcaatggTATTAAGGGATACTTTTGcagataaatcaatttttaaaagagaaGAAATTACAAATGATGAAATGACACAtccatttataaaatttaatgattataTTATTGAGCTTGataagaataaaaatgaagataAAGCAATTGAAGAATTAGGTATTAATCCAATTGGTGATTggtcaattaataattcttttgaattatttaaagattgttttaatatatttacaaAAGGTGTTTTAAATGGTATTGAATGgtcaaatgaaaatagaGATAATACTAAAGTTATTGTATCAGGTGGTTCGGTTTCATCATGTTTAAGTACATTAccaaaaagattattaaaactttattatgAAATGAAAATGGTAGCACGTTtattaaaccaattaaaattaccatttAATGTGGTTCAATCGATTTATGAATATTCTAAACCATATAATCAATTCTTTATTGAATTGGAGAAACATTATCATTCAATGGaatcaccatttttaaatagtgatttagatttattctttattacACCATCAATAAGTGAaggtaaaaagaaattagaagAGGTTGCATTAAAGAttcaatcaaatttaatttcaaaatcagaTCATACCGATTTAAGATTTGTTCGTACCCAAAATTCAATTACCATTGTATCATCATATCCATATAGAccaattcaattaatgattttctttattcgttcaattgaagatttaatttcattctaTGATTTAGATTGTGTTACTACAGCGTACAATGGTGAAAATGTTTTCCTATTACCACGTACAATCAATGCTTTcaataaaagattaaataTGGTACCGCCTGCATTATTTAATCCTGACAATGATAGATTATACAAATATCTTTATCGTGGCTTTAATGCAATGTGTTTTGAAAATTGTATTCATGAAACAAGATGTGATAAGAAAAGTACACTTTAtgatttagttttaaatCCAGATTCAATCTCCAAAGATACTCATGGTCGTCCTGAATTTGTAGTGTCAAGTTATAATCAAGATAGTGCaagtttctttaatttcccATATGGTCCTGAGAAATCATTTGAAGatgttttaaaagaattggataaaaaaaattatttaaattcaattaatttcaatgatcaattatttgataatctCCAATATTCAACTCACCCATGTGATTGGagatttaaattcataaagataaagaatttaTCTTCAAATGTTACTTTCAAATGTTATATGTGTAAGAAAAATTTAGATGATACAACCTCAAGATTATGTTCATTTTGTTGTTATATAAATGAAACTTTATTTGAAGATTTATCTTATGAAATAAGTCGTGCTCGATTGATTATGAATGAAAAATATGCAATTGTAACTGGTGGACgtattaaaattggtttaaaaatAGCAATTAGTTTATTAGATTTAGGTTTCAATGTAATTATTACAACTCGTTTCCCACAATGTGCAATGgagaaatttaaagaattgcTTTTACCTAAATATTTAGAAAGATTAAGAATTTATGGTGTTGACTTTAGAAATGTTCAAGCTGTTCAATCATTCATTGATACAATTAAATCTACAATACCAAgaattgatattttaattaataatgctGCTCAAACTATTCGTAGACCAAGGGcctattattatgatttaattcaaaaagaaaaacaattattattaaataataataaaattaatgctATATCACCTAATGAAtccaaacaacaacaacaacaacaacaacaaaaactacaacaacaacaactacaaaatGGTGTTTTAACTTTAACTTGTAAAAAGGATGGTGaattatcaacaatttcatcaattgaaatagttgaaaaagttttaatagaTTGTGATAAAGATGAaagtaattttgaaattttccCACCAGGTCAAGTTGATGAACATGGTGAACAATTAGATCTTCGTGAAAAGACAAGTTGGGTCCAAAGTGTTGAAGAAATTTCAGTTGTTGAAGTAGCTGAAGTCTCTTTGGTAAATTCAACCATACCATTCATGTTGGTATCACAATTATCTTCAATGATGGGAGCAAATTGTcaaccaaataattttaacaaaaatgaaattggatatgaaaaatcattaaaacatattaaaagaaatgatTGGTCTTATATTGTTAATGTTACCTCACCAGAAGGAGagtttaaaaatgaaattaactCTTTGACAGGTTTACATGTCCACACAAATATGGCAAAATCAAGTTTAAATATGATGACAAAAACCATTGCTTACACTCATGAAATTAAGAATATCTATGTTTGTGGTGCTGATACTGGTTGGATTTCAGATATGCAACCAAAAAGAAATGATCTTGGTTTACCATCAAGAGATCCTCCCCTCAGTGAAGAGGATGGTGCAAATCGTGTTTTGTACCCAATCTTTCATCACATGGTTGAAGATAATAGACATCCATCTGGAGTTAATTTCGTTAATTTTAAACCAGTTGAGTGGTAA